The DNA segment GGTCTAAGATCGCCGTGAATCAAACTCGGGTTGTACTCGAACGACTGAGGATTCTCAAGCATACTGTTGAGCAGATGTTCGGCCCAGTTCACCTGGTGTTTCCAGAGCAGCGGGTAGACTGTTTCTTTCACTCTGCTGTGAATATCCAGCCATCTCTGGCGGGTTACCGGCGCCAGCGTGGGTGGCGGTTTCTCTTTTGCCCCAGAAATATCAATGGTATGCAGGCTGAAAAGGAACTTACCCAGTTCTTCTGAGATTTGCTTCTTGGTGCTCTCCTTCAAAGCCATGATTCTCTCTTGTAAAAGCGGCTCACCATCGAGGAAGGGGTAGACAACACACTCTTCATCATGGTATAGGGGTGTTGGGACATTCACTGAGACATGGGACCGAATAAGGTCGAGGATTCTCGATTCGACTTTCAGAGTTTTGGCATATTCCTTTTTCTTGGCAAATCTAAAGACGTACAATCCATTGACGATTACGACATCGTTCACCAATCCATCGTTGTTTATCTCAAACCGTTCGACTTCCAGGTCCGGCATGATACTCCGGACCCGTTGTTGGAGAATCTCCGATCTGTTTGACAATTCGTTCTCCTTTGTAACCGTTCAGTGGGCTCGAATCGAATGGTGCGGGTGGCCCGGGCCAAACAGAAAGTAATCCCAGTCCCGCACCCGTAAATCATGCCATCATGTTTCGTAACTCTTGCCCGGAGACCCGCTCCGCCGCAAGCAGATGGACCACCCGTCTGCTGTCGCTCACCTATCCCGGCCGCAGCAGTTTTATTGGGGGCCGTAGTGAACGATGGTGCCATCGGAGCCGACCGCGAAGACATCGTCTCCGGCACTACCCCAAACGCTGTGAAGAACTCCCGAGGTACCAGTGCTCATGGAGCTCCACTTGGTTCCGTCATAGTGGAAAATAGTACCTCCAAACCCGACTGCGAAAACATCCTCACCGGAAGTTCCCCATATATCCATAAGATATCCGGTGGACAGCTTGCCCCATTCGTTTCGGATAGTGTACCCATTGTAGTGAAGAACACTGCCACTGGTCGTTGTGACAAAAACGTCGTTCCACTTGGCGCCCCAAACGCCCATGCTCCTGTCAATCCCACTTATTCCTGTCCATTGCTCGCCGTCGTAGTGACGAACGCCGGACCACCCGGCCGCGAAAACAGTGAGTAACGACTGAGACACGGACGGGTGGACATAATCTCGCGAGCTCCAAACCGCGTACAGGTTTTGGGTCGTTTCACTTGTAATCCGACTCCAACCATGTCCATCGAAATGCAGAACGGTGCCGCCGTTGCCGACTGCGTAAACACTGGAAGCCGAGGTGCCGTGGACATCGGCAAGATTCATTGATACTCCGCTGGCCATGGTTGTCCACTCCGTGCCGTCGTAATGAAGTATAATGTTGCCGGGTCCCACGGCGAAAATATTACTGCCGGAACTACCCCATATACTCTCAAGGGCTATTGTCGTTCCGCTATTCATTTCGGACCAGGTCACGCCGTCATAGTGGAGAATTGTGCCACCGTCACCCACCGCATAAACATTGTGCGCCGACGTTCCCCAGACTCCGTTCAGGGAGTTGGTTGACCCTGACACTTGCCGTTTCCACGCGCCCTGGACCGGTTCCGTGGGATTATCGTTGCAGGAAACCACCGTTATCAACAAAACAACCGGCAAAAGAAGCAACGTCGAAAGCTTGAAACTTTTGGATGTCACAGGAAGCTCCATTTTTAGCGATGCGGCGTATCTCTTAGAGGTTAAGCATAGATGTCAGAAATGTCCTTGTCCATCGTATCTTCATGGTCAAGTTACGAAATGAACATAACGAAATCAAGGTAAGCTTTGATTGAGGAGAAGGTCTGTTATCGAAAAGCATATAGACATAGCTGTAACCGGTTTTTTGATTTTTCGCCTTTTCTTCTGCCACATGATTTTGTATTCTAACAGTCAAGCAAAGGTGGAGAGATTAGTCTTGAAGTCGAACAAGACAGCGAGAGTTTGCACAGTTACGCGTTCCTTCAACACCCTGTTGGTATTGATGACAACCGTGCTGTTTACGATTGTCCCCTTACATGCAAAAACGATGATCGACAAAGGCGTAAAGGCGGGTATCAACTTCTCCAATATGTCCGGACACATTGGTCGGGGAGCCGACGCGAGTCCGAAGGTGGGAACTCTCTTCGGAGGTTTCTTGACCCTGCACCTCCACCAAAAACTGGCCATTCAGGCGGAACTGCTGGTCAGCACCAAGGGCTTTCGCAGAGAAGTAGGCATGCAGGTTTTCGGCGGAAGAATTGATTTTATCGAAACGGCCAAACTGACCTACCTGGAAATCCCGATACTCCTGCAGTTGCCTTTTCCCGGTAATAAGGCTGTTCGGCCGAGCCTGTTCGTCGGCCCATCGCTGGGCATTGGTCTCACCGGCAGGAACCAAGGCAGCTATACCGTATCGGGCAACACATCATTGAGTAGCGGCTCATTCGACGGCCACCTCGGCAATCTGAAGAGACTGGATTTCTCAATAGTTGTAGGCGGCGCCCTCGGTTTTGGCGCCCGGCGTTTTACGATAGATGTCCGGTATGCCGCCGGCCTCAACGGCGTGCTGGGGACAACCGGCGAGATGTACTCAGTCCCACGAGGCGAGATTCCGCTTTTTGACCTGGAGAAAGAGCAAGCGTTAGACCTGCGGAATAACACGTTTTCGATTTCGGTAGGACTTCCGCTCGGAAGACGGTAGCAGGAGGTGTCGACCGGTGGCTTGGCACTTTTGTTTACTATCCTCCTCTGTGATTCGAACCGACAACCCGTTGTGCGAACCCTGACTCCGGAAGCACAGATCGTTTGAAAGGAAGCTCCATGACAGTTCGTCTTATGTGCACTATGGTCCTCGGTATCTGTCTTGTATGTATGGGAGGTTGTGCCACCAAAGTGAACATTTTCCCCGAGGAGATCAATGCAAGTCAGGAGAAGACGTTTGTTATGGCGGTCGTTCCTGCAAAAATCGCCGGTGTTACGCTTTCTCCACCTGATTCGTCGGTCGGTGATAACCAGGAGTCAACACCGGATTCCAGCCTTGCAGAAAAAGCGGCACCGCAGGTAATAGCTTTCGACAGTCTGGGCGGGAGCCTGGATTCGAAGAGGAGAATCGTGACAGGGGTTGCCCGGGAAAGCACGTACATTGAAGTAGCCTTCGAAGACATTCTCTTCGTTCAGGTGAATGGGGTTGACCTGGCGGCACGATACGCGTCCCCAGAGGATCTGGTAGTGTCCAGAGATAACGCAATGGAGATGCCGCAGAACCGGATCGACCCTGTTACATCGGCTTACTGGGACGTGGTACATTTCGATAAGCATGGGGGGAAATATGATCCATCAAAAGAACTGCTGGCAGGCACTTCGAAGAGAGGGAGACCGGTTGAGATAGAATTAGATCAGGTACACCATCTTCAGTTCAACATATATGATCTATATAAGAACATGCGCGTTGGTGTGGGTCTAACCGGTCTCGTTGTTTTCTTTCTGGGGGCAAAGAACGTATTTGGCCCCAGGTAGGAACCCGGCCGGGTCTCTCAGGGCATGTGCGGGATTCCATATAACAGTATGGGTGGGCAGGTGAGCATCCATCTCCGGTGAGACCGAATGGTCTTCAATCCCCAGTTCGATGGCACCCTTCAATGTCGAAAGATACGGTAGGTGGATTCTCTCCGTTCACCGTCCGGTCGGGCCGGCGACATCTGTTCTGGGGAACGACCGAGTCTGTCCGCCTGGTTGACCTGACCAATCAGACACATCTGGCCGGATGCATCGACGGCGAGTCCAAGCTGGGGCGGCAGATGATACAACTCAGCCGGTTCTGTTACTGGCGTGACCTGAACCTGTTAACGACCCCTTGTACGATCTTTGGAAAGACGACCGTCCGGGGATCACGAGGGAGTATCCGTTGTGACCAAGTGGCGATCGTCTCTTGACAGTTCAGAACTGTCTCAGGGAGTCTTTTTCTGTTGCCTATCCTGTTTCTTCTGTTGCTTTTGTTGGTCCTTGTTTTTCTTTTGTTTCTGACTTTTTGCCTTGTCTTTCTTACCACCCTTGTCACCCATTGTGTGACTCCTTTCCGTTTTACGTTCTACTTTTTTCGTTTTACGTTTCGCGATCAATTTGGCGCAACTCTCCCAATGATTCATCTTCATGGGAGGTCCAGTTGGTGGTGAATTTAACGCCGATAGCGGTAAAACACAAGTTTGAACCGCCGACTCGAAACGGTCGGTAGGAGCCCGGTTCCATGTGCAGCATGGTGGAGTTGAGGGAGTCGAACAGGTTCTTCCCGGCTGATGCCCATCTTTGCATCGTGCCAATCTCTGCACCAAGTTTCTGTTTTGGCCACTAATTTCTGCAACCAAGAAGGGACCTTCCAACAAAGGCCCCACGTCATAACGGATAGCTATGCTCCCTCGTTTGGTGTTCCCTGGCCGGTTTCGCAGTACTTTTGAAGACTCGTCAGGTAGTACGCCCAGTGAAAGCTGCATGCCCCAACATATTCGGTCTGTTCTCTGAAACCGTAATGAGAAAAGCATACTCTAACACCCTCATCATCCTGGCTCAGCTCAAACAAAACATGAGTTCCGATCCACTCGGTGTGGCCATCAACACATTCCCAACAAACCCTGGTCGGTTCAAGCAGTACTATCTTCATTTGGTTGAAAGCACCGGATGCGAAACGGAATGTTGATACACTGCCGGGCGTTCCCTCTACATCGACGTCTTTAGTCCACCAGCCGGCCAGTCCCTCCTTGTCGGTTAGCGCCGAATAGATTTCTTGCAGGTGCGCACTTATGTGCAAGCAATGGTAAATCTCCTTCAATTCGCAACTCCGACTTCAGGCGACCGGTAGGTTATGCCATCCTCTACGTAGAATTTTATGAGCGCAAGAAGTTCCCCCCAGTGCGCGGAGCATTCCAAGATGGACTTGAGACCTTCAGCGGTTTCCAGGTATCCGTCTTCAAAAAGCGATAGCACCGTGCCATCGTGTTTTGTTTTAAGGTCCAATTGCGCTGTTGTCTTCTCACCCGGACGTCCCCACTCAAAGGCAAACCGCCGTGGTGGATCAATCTCCAGCACGTGGCCCGGTGATTCATGATTGTCCAGGTCGGGCCCCCAGTTTTTCCATTTGAAGTTACACACTCCCCCGGGCCTGGGATCGAGCTCCATCCCGGTGGTAAAGTACTTGTTCCAATGTTCGGAGTCAGTAATGGCTTCAAACACTTTCTCTCTGGGAGCGGCAATGAATATGCTCTTCTCGATCTTATATATGCCCTCCGGCAATTGCAGTTTCTTATTTTCAGACATGGCAAAACTACCTTTCATTAATGGTCAGATACTTGCGGTGTTAATCGCACTGTTGTAAACGATACCGTGCTCCATATAGAATTTCAAGAGGGTCATGGCTTCGCCCCATCCGGAAGCACACTCCAGTATCATAGCGCGGCCTTTCGGTGTGTCTTTGTAACCATCCTCGGAGAGCGTGACTACTGTTCCTTTGTCCGCGATTGTCAGCTCGATGCGGATCGTGGTTTCTCTTCCTTCGCTCCCCCACCGAAAGACAAAGAGCTCCGGCCGGTTCGCTTCGATCACCTTGCCGGGGACTTTCAAAGTGTAGTGGTCGGGACCCCAGTCCTTCCAACTGAATGAACAGACTCCGCCCGGCTGAGGGTCCAACTCCATACCGGTCGTAAAGAACTCATCCCAACTCTTGGCGCTCGTAATAGTGTCGTACACCTTTTCGGGTGAAGCGGCGATGAAAGTTCTCTGTTTGATTTTGCAGTCAAGTAGTTCCGTCATGTTACTCTCCTTTATCGCGAGAAGGTATTGGATCGATCGTTGTAGTCGTGGCTTCTGTTCGCTCTTCATTGGCATATACTTTTGCCCGACTCCAATCAGGTCCCTCTTCGAGCATTGTTTTCAGGCGTGCTGCAAACTTGGACCACCCGATGAAGTAGTCTTCGTTGTCGCGATCGGGAGCAAATCCACTTTGGACAATCGTCACGCGCGTCTTTCCACCCGATCCGCCGAGAGTCCAGGTTGCGATTGTCTCCGGCTCACCTTCCCATTGCCAAGAGTAGGCGAGCTTCGCGTCGGGTACAATCTCCAGTATCTTGATCGGTCCCATTCCCCAGCCAAAGTCGATTTTGCCGCCGGGTTTGGGATCGATTGCGCCTTTGCTACCTATCCAGCGCTCCATCTGAGTCGCATCGGTGAGCGCGCGGAACACCATTGACGGTACCGCGTCGATTTCGACAGAGACACGAACGTCGCCCTTTTGAACCTGCGAATAATCGAGAAGTTGATAGGCTCGGCCTCTCTCCAGCCAGTGTCGTAATCCTTCCAGCGCGTGCGACCAGAAGTCTCCTATGCTGCTCTGGTTGGGTCTGGACTGGGGGAAGTCACGATGATACATCGTCAGCACACAGCCTGGAGAACTGGTATGTAACTCGTATTGGACGATCGAGTCGATGTCACGCAAACGCCACTCAAACTCGAGCAGTTTCTCTGGAATCACACGAATCAGTCTGTGACAGCCCTGTTCACGACTCGGGTTATCCGGCGTGGACCGACCCCAGAAATCATAACGGCTATCCTCTATTGAGACGTCGGTGTGCTCGGCAAACCAGTTCGTCAAAGCCCTCGGATCGGTCAGCGCCAGGTAGACCTTTTCAACTGAGGCCTTGATATCGATTCCAAGATTCAGTTCAGCCATTTTCATTCTCCTTATTCTGATCACCTTCTTTTTCTTTTAAGGGCGAGTAACAGGCAAGCATTAGACGATAGCTGTCATCATCGTTGTGCGTACTCTCAACTGAGCCACCGTACTTCTGAGCCAGATGTGAGAAGATCTCTTTGATCTCATTCAGAAACCGGGCCCGGTCATTCTCGTCACTCAACTGTATTTGCGCGTTTACCCCAAGCGAAGGCGTCAACGCCGATCCTTCCCGCTCGATCATGTGGCCGATATCAACCTGCAAATCCTCAGCGAGCTGCATGAGATAGGCAAGGCTAGCCTGGTCCCTTGTTCGTGCACGATCACCCAGTTGGGTGACCAGCCGCGGAGAGAACCAGAAAGATTTCGCTACCGCTTGATAGACTCCCTCCATCGTCCCTCTTTTGCGCCGTTCATCCACCAGGTGCACCAACCCTGCCAGCTTGAGTACTTTCATGTGGTAGTTCACTTTTTGGGTGGTCATTCCAAGTTCCTTGGCCAGTTCCGGACAGGTTCTCGGCCGAGAAAGTCGCGACAAGATTTCGATTCTGGCCGGCTTAAGAACTTCCGAGGCCTCTTCAGCCTGCTCTATGAAATGAACTTCTTGCATCATTATCCTTTCGAGTTAATATACCAAACGTATCGTATATACAAAAAGTTCCGTATATTCGCAAGTAATTCATCGTCGGGGGGAGCATTACACCACCGATCGACCTATAAGCTATTGTATAGTCACGAGTTATCCAAATGTCGGCGGGTGCGAACAGGTGCCGCCCGGCTGATTTCCATACTCGCCTTGTGGCGCAAGGAGTTACACCCTATTGTGGCCAGATTGTGACCGTTTTTTACACAGCCGTCTTCGTTACACAGGAATTGTCGTGGCGCTTTAAGCCGCACAGAACTCCGATTACTCGTTCCAATCAGTTAACGGCCCGCGATCCGGTCGTAAGGGATAGAGCACCTCATAGACCTCTCGGCGAATTTCTGTGGCTTCGTAGGCGGTGGGTATCGTTTGCGCCAGTTCAGATTCACGGAATTTGGCCAACGCCTCTTTTGTCTCAAAGAAGTAGATTCCACACATCTCGCCAGTGGTTTCATCTTTGCCATAGACTTTTTGTGCCAGTCCAGGGATGTCGTGGAATTGTGGTTTGCGTTCCAGTAGTCGACGTTCAAGTTCTTTTTCGTCAAGCTCTGATTTTACTCGAACAAACAGAATGGTAGCCATATTGTATCTCCTCATTTCTTTGCCATAAACAACAAAGCCCCCTCACCGGCGGTTTCTTTTATTTGTTGATAGAGGTGGGGGGAATCTCCAAAGGCAACAAAGCGGATTGCAGGCTTACCTACTGAACACATCCGCAGATCGGCGCAGAGCCACCAACAAACATATAGTCTACGAGGATAACCAGATCGCTGATGTCTATCCCACCGCCGGCATCCATGTCCGCTGCATGATGGCAAGGCGGGGCTTGCCCTGCACTGAACATGAAGTCGACAAGGAAGACCAAATCGGCGATGTCCACAGCACCATCATCATTAGTATCACCGGCCAAATCGCAGCAACAAGGTGGAGTAGGATCAAAAATGGCCAGACCCTCATTGATTATGCGTGTATGGCTGAAAACAGAGGTGTCATTTTCCGGAAGGTTGACAGGGGTTATCACACTCACAAGGTTGGTGTCTGAATACTGCGGCATTGCCCAACTCTCAAAGACAAGATGATCCGGCTGACCGATTGCTGAATTGACCTCGTTAATCCAGTCAATCGCGCCCACGTAATAGACTTCATCAGTGTACTGCCCATATTCCCAGAGTTGCGTGTTGAACGAAAGATCAATCAAGATGGGGGCGAAGGATATGTTATGGGCGTGACAAAAAGTTTCGAGCTCCAGCATATCTGCCTTTGCCTGGGCAAGGGTCACTCTTCCATAGACTGGTCCCGCATAGTCGATAATTCTGAGCCCATGCACATCCAGATGTATGAACGGAAGATTAATACCCAGGTTTTCCAACTCTGCCACATAAGTTTTGATCCCTTCAACATCCACCTCGGGATAGAGAATGATCTGCCCAACAATGATAGAGGGAGCTGCGTTGTTCATCATTGTGATAAAGTCCGCAACCATGGCGGCGATTTCAGCTAAACTTTCGGTCTTACACTCAGGGCCGCCTGAAGGAGGGTAGATGGGGGAATACCATCTTCTGATTGGTTCATCTATGGCAATATAGCGGACTGTTCCCCCATTGGCCTGCACATTGACAATTGCATCGACTGTCCAGTTGAAAGCATTCTGCGCAGCGGTTTGCATCTCCAGACTACAATCGACCGGCGTTCCATAAGGCGTTTGCGGTAGGATACCCGCTCCTTCGATGCAGATATCAATTCCCCATTCATCCAATCTGGTGAACGCCTCAACCTGGGCAAAACTGTCAAGAATGTTATCGTTGCACAGGCCACCCATGCATGGCCATGAGTTGACATGGTGCGTGAGAAACTGAAAGACATCGATTCTTGATCTGGCCGAATCCCACTGGTTTGGGTTGGTGAATAACACGAGCATGTCGGCGCTTCCCATGGCCGGTCCGAACCATACTTGGCCGCTGTCTGCAGGTTGGCTGCGGGCGGAGTTGCCCACAATGGTGATTGCAGGCAGAGACAGCATGGCTGTGAGTAAGTATCGAGTTACGCTCATATACGCAAGATACTATACGTCGGAGATTTTACAAAGGCGGAAGTATCAGCCGTTGTCGTAGTGTACTCTCTGACAGATCCCCTCGGCAGCGGCGGGGCACCCGGCAAAGTAG comes from the Candidatus Zixiibacteriota bacterium genome and includes:
- a CDS encoding phosphotransferase → MSNRSEILQQRVRSIMPDLEVERFEINNDGLVNDVVIVNGLYVFRFAKKKEYAKTLKVESRILDLIRSHVSVNVPTPLYHDEECVVYPFLDGEPLLQERIMALKESTKKQISEELGKFLFSLHTIDISGAKEKPPPTLAPVTRQRWLDIHSRVKETVYPLLWKHQVNWAEHLLNSMLENPQSFEYNPSLIHGDLRPYHILIDSQSCKVTGVIDFGVAGIGDPASDLGTLINSYGESFVSKMKNSYPSLEEYLPRARFYAQSIELHWVLLGLELGENFWFAAHLGCARDLRS
- a CDS encoding PorT family protein — encoded protein: MKSNKTARVCTVTRSFNTLLVLMTTVLFTIVPLHAKTMIDKGVKAGINFSNMSGHIGRGADASPKVGTLFGGFLTLHLHQKLAIQAELLVSTKGFRREVGMQVFGGRIDFIETAKLTYLEIPILLQLPFPGNKAVRPSLFVGPSLGIGLTGRNQGSYTVSGNTSLSSGSFDGHLGNLKRLDFSIVVGGALGFGARRFTIDVRYAAGLNGVLGTTGEMYSVPRGEIPLFDLEKEQALDLRNNTFSISVGLPLGRR
- a CDS encoding SRPBCC domain-containing protein — encoded protein: MKEIYHCLHISAHLQEIYSALTDKEGLAGWWTKDVDVEGTPGSVSTFRFASGAFNQMKIVLLEPTRVCWECVDGHTEWIGTHVLFELSQDDEGVRVCFSHYGFREQTEYVGACSFHWAYYLTSLQKYCETGQGTPNEGA
- a CDS encoding SRPBCC domain-containing protein, whose protein sequence is MSENKKLQLPEGIYKIEKSIFIAAPREKVFEAITDSEHWNKYFTTGMELDPRPGGVCNFKWKNWGPDLDNHESPGHVLEIDPPRRFAFEWGRPGEKTTAQLDLKTKHDGTVLSLFEDGYLETAEGLKSILECSAHWGELLALIKFYVEDGITYRSPEVGVAN
- a CDS encoding SRPBCC domain-containing protein — encoded protein: MTELLDCKIKQRTFIAASPEKVYDTITSAKSWDEFFTTGMELDPQPGGVCSFSWKDWGPDHYTLKVPGKVIEANRPELFVFRWGSEGRETTIRIELTIADKGTVVTLSEDGYKDTPKGRAMILECASGWGEAMTLLKFYMEHGIVYNSAINTASI
- a CDS encoding SRPBCC domain-containing protein; amino-acid sequence: MAELNLGIDIKASVEKVYLALTDPRALTNWFAEHTDVSIEDSRYDFWGRSTPDNPSREQGCHRLIRVIPEKLLEFEWRLRDIDSIVQYELHTSSPGCVLTMYHRDFPQSRPNQSSIGDFWSHALEGLRHWLERGRAYQLLDYSQVQKGDVRVSVEIDAVPSMVFRALTDATQMERWIGSKGAIDPKPGGKIDFGWGMGPIKILEIVPDAKLAYSWQWEGEPETIATWTLGGSGGKTRVTIVQSGFAPDRDNEDYFIGWSKFAARLKTMLEEGPDWSRAKVYANEERTEATTTTIDPIPSRDKGE
- a CDS encoding helix-turn-helix domain-containing protein, with protein sequence MMQEVHFIEQAEEASEVLKPARIEILSRLSRPRTCPELAKELGMTTQKVNYHMKVLKLAGLVHLVDERRKRGTMEGVYQAVAKSFWFSPRLVTQLGDRARTRDQASLAYLMQLAEDLQVDIGHMIEREGSALTPSLGVNAQIQLSDENDRARFLNEIKEIFSHLAQKYGGSVESTHNDDDSYRLMLACYSPLKEKEGDQNKENENG
- a CDS encoding YdhR family protein — protein: MATILFVRVKSELDEKELERRLLERKPQFHDIPGLAQKVYGKDETTGEMCGIYFFETKEALAKFRESELAQTIPTAYEATEIRREVYEVLYPLRPDRGPLTDWNE